The DNA sequence TTGTGGACCTTGTGGTTTCTCTTTTTGTGGAAATGGCAAAAGATTTTAGCTCGATAGTTCTCATGTACTATATAAAACATTGTTTATCTGTCAATAAAAGATTGAGTCTTGCAAATATTTTAGCTTGCATACTTAGTCTTTCAAATTTTTTGCAGCTTTATGGTTTTCTCCATTCTGGACCATTTGGTCACTTCTTTCACAAGCTCATGGAAAAAATTTTtgagggaaagaaaggaaaggaaactgTTGCAAAAAAGGTGTGTATGTTGCAATGCTTGTTTTTCTCTGAAAACAAAATATATAGCGAGTACCTGAGTATGAGTAGCGTTTTTGAATTATCATCAAATACTTGATATTTTCAGGTACTGTTGGAACAGCTTACTGCCTCACCTTGGAACAATATTCTCTTTATGGCTTACTATGGATTGGTTGTTGAAGGTTTGCATTGCTATGAATTTTCCTATTTTACAACATTGCTTCGGCTAAATTTCTTTCTTGGAATTCATTCTTGTGTTATTGACAAATGCTTGTTGTCTACTGAGCCATAACCATTTGATCTTTTTGTATACAATACTTGTCCGCCGCCTGTTATGAGATGTTCGAACTATGCACTCTGTGCTTCACTGAAATTCTTTTTACTCGTCTAATTTGTTTCCTAGTCATTCGTTATTTTGTTTAAACCTTTAAATTTAGATTATGTTTTCAAATATCTTTCCTGCTGGCAGGCTCAGCCATAAGGCATTTGGCTCTTGAGTGAATAAGCTCATCTTGTTCATGTTGGATATGATGTCTTATGAAGATCATATTGGCTATTTCTTTTTCAGACCACTATATTCAATTCCCTATTCTAAATAGTAGCATTGTTAAGCTTTTACAACTCAAATTATTTGATCAGGTCAAAACTTTAGTTGCTAGATTTATCAACATACAAATGTCAGACCTAAAGAATTCTTTTGCTTATGGTTTAATTTGGAGATAATCATTGTTTGCTCTGATCCTTTCCTGCTTCAAAATTATGCACAGTGTGATGTTTTGTGGCGTAAGCTTCTGAACACATTGACTACACCAAGTAATTTAAATATGCATTTGTTCAACTTGTTGTGTTGTTTCTGAGTGCAGGCAGATCATTTAGTTTAGTGAGGAGGAAAATAAGGAATGATTACCCATCTGTCCAGTTGACTGCATGGAAGGTACTATTTCCTGACAATATTTGGTTATTAGTATGCCTGACATCTCATGTGTGTGTGTTAAGTCTTATTGGGGTTTCATCTGCAGTTCTGGCCTGTAGTTGGTTGGATAAACTATCAGTATATGCCTCTGCAGCTGCGTGTTCTGTTCCAGAGTTTTGTTGCTTCATGCTGGTTCGTGTGACTCATTCCATTGAATTAACTTTCTTATAGATCTTCTCTAATTGATTTCCTTGTAGTTATTACAGCATTAATTACTTTTTCTGATGCATGATTATGTAAATTCTTCTTTGCCGATTCATTTGAGACTCATTATAAATTCAATTGGCTTCAAATTAGCATTTGATGCTTAGAATCCTTTCTTCTCATGCGCAAATAGGAACAGAAATAGTAAGAAATATGGTTAAAATTGATGTTTAGtcttttctttgtatttatgtttCAGCATTTACCTGTCCTTATAATAATACCATCTTGGTGAGCATCCATGCATCTGAGGATTTTGTTGGTTTGAGTGAAAACTTTGTTGCACGAGTTATGAAAAGCTGAAAACGGCAGTTTAGTGCCTAGGTATTCCCAGAATTGCATATATGCTGGTACACTTTTAAGTGCTGATAAAATTTTTGATCTTCAGTGTAGATCCATGCAAATAGAAAAAGGAGAAGGAGACAGTagataaaatttaagattttattcTACGATAATTGTTTTAGTTTCTCAATGTCAGTTGACAATATAATTAAGAATTATTCTGTGAAGCCTCGCTCCATTTGAGACTACTAATTATGGTGAGTGAAATGGTTGACAGTCAAGTGAGCTTACATGACAGAAGCATTTTCTTATGAGTTGCTAATGGTAACCAGAGGATGGATTGCCTGATGCCTCTGATGGTAGCTTGGATATTGGTCTTCCGGTAGTATCGAAAAGATAAGTGGAAGAGAACTCCTGAGTGCCATGTGCATTCAGCACATACATTGCTGACGGACAACAGATAACTTTTGCAAGTCCCCTTTAATGCTGCAATCAAATAGATGGATTTGCTAAATCTGGAGCATTAAGGGGCTTTGTTTATGGGTGTAAGTTTGTCCAGTAGTGGAGTCGGTCTTTTGCTAAACTATGGTATGAGAGCAGTGCCTGGTGACCATGATCTAGACTGGGTTTGAAGGGACCGTTCATATGAGGGGTCAATGGCGCTCgtggccgagagttcatcgggttcGCCATAGTGCCTTTGACAGTAGCCCGGAGGTCTCTCATGTTGCGATCCCTAGTGCCGACACATCATGGTTCCAAGATGCCACCTCATCATCCACATGGCTAATGCAAGCCACGCATCATATGTACTAGCATCATTCATCCTTCTGCTTATCTTTTATGTGGATTTAATGTTAGTTTTATGACACATGATTTTGTAATCTGAAGCTAATGGCTACCTTGTATTGTAATATGCAGGGCTGTGTTTCTGAATCTAAAAGCAGCTGCTAAAAGGGAATGATGGGAATATTATTCATTTCCTTATTGTGCCAGTAGAACCTCTGAACTTTGGGAATCGCTGTCATCTGCTTAGACACTAGTAAGCCTTCCTTGCGGCATTATTTAGAAGACTTACGCGGGATGGAAACATTTAATATTGCTTGTTCTTCAGTAATCCTGCGTGTTATATATTAGAGCAAGTGGCCATTATCATTCTCTGTTTCTTCCATTTACCAAATTAGATGACTCGTTTCTATGTTAGAAGAAGATGACTTGGGAATAAATTTGTCCAACTTTGCAGCATGTTGATTTCCAATGTTCACTTGTACGATGTCCTAAGTATGTCTCACTGCTCTTCGTCGATGGTAATGATCATGATTTAAGCCAAAGTGAGGCTGTTCATAAATTGCTCCTTCCTTTTTCCTTCCCAGAGAACTCGTTACTCTCCCTAATATATTATCTTAGTGGGGTTATCGATTGGGTTATTTATGCCGGTGCTTCTTGCTCTCCCTTACCCCCCATTCAAATCCTTAGGATCGAACTCGAATCTTATATCTGTCCCTCTCCTGCTTAATAAATAAGGTCGAGCATATGCATAAATAGTGCAGTATAGCAAACCCAAAAGGTTAGCACATTTGTCATGTCCTCGCGCAGGACGCATGCATTTAATCCATTTCAGTGAGATGATCCCACGCCACAGGATTCCACCTTGATTGCGAGACCACCGTAGCAACTCCGACACTTGTTCTCAGGAAAACCTTATGATATATTATTCTTCAACTCTCTTTTAAGGACATATTATGTGCTACGATAACGATGAGATACGAGCTAAGTAGTAGAAGGACAGTTTGTATCTTCGGATGACAGCAGCAGAAGCGACTGTACgaatggaagaagaaagaagataggACGGCGGTGCAGTGCTGCTTACGCCTCGTTGACCCACCCAAATTTGTCCATGAAGGGGTTGACTAAGGATTGTGGAGGGTAGGCTTGGATTGAGTCCTCCCACGCCCCTCCATCCTCCAGGTCTCTCAGCACCTCCCACAGGCAGCTGTTGCACTTGAACCCCGCTCCGAAGCTGAGCATCAAGACCCGGTCCTTCCTCCTCAGCCGCTTCTTCGCTTCCATGTAGCCCAGCACATACCACAAGCTGCTGGCGGAGGTGTTCCCCCATCGGTGCAGCGTCATCCTCGCCGGCTCCACGTCGTACTTGTTTAGCCCCAGGGCACTACCCACTGCATCAATCACCGCCG is a window from the Musa acuminata AAA Group cultivar baxijiao chromosome BXJ2-1, Cavendish_Baxijiao_AAA, whole genome shotgun sequence genome containing:
- the LOC135598725 gene encoding peroxisomal membrane protein PMP22-like; translated protein: MSEIVTVAWQRYLQLLQAHPLRTKAITSGVLAGCSDAIAQYISGIRKLQLRRLLLIALYGFLHSGPFGHFFHKLMEKIFEGKKGKETVAKKVLLEQLTASPWNNILFMAYYGLVVEGRSFSLVRRKIRNDYPSVQLTAWKFWPVVGWINYQYMPLQLRVLFQSFVASCWAVFLNLKAAAKRE